One window of the Colias croceus chromosome 5, ilColCroc2.1 genome contains the following:
- the LOC123691916 gene encoding programmed cell death protein 6 isoform X2 yields MSFQSPMPSREFLWDIFRRVDKDRSGYISADELQQALSNGTWNPFNPETVRLMIGMFDKQNRGVISFEDFGALWKYVSDWQNCFRSFDRDNSGNIDRQELKNALTAFGYRLSDDVVNIMVQKFDRFGRGTILFDDFIQCCVTLYTLTSAFQQFDTDQDGVITIHYEQFLKMVFGLKV; encoded by the exons ATGTCATTCCAATCTCCAATGCCAAGTAGAGAATTCTTATGGGACATTTTTAGAAg ggtGGATAAAGACAGAAGTGGATACATTTCTGCTGATGAATTACAACAAGCTCTCTCTAATGGTACTTGGAATCCATTCAATCCAGAAACTGTCCGTTTAATGatag gaatGTTTGATAAACAAAACAGAGGCGTTATATCATTTGAAGATTTTGGAGCTCTGTGGAAGTATGTTAGCGACTGGCAGAATTGTTTCAGATCCTTCGACAGGGACAATTCTGGCAATATTGATAGGCAAGAGTTAAAGAATGCTCTGACTGCATTTGGATACAGACTCTCAGATGATGTTGTGAACATAATGGTGCAGAAGTTTGATAGATTTGGCCGTGGTACTATTCTCTTTGATGATTTCATTCAGTGCTGTGTTACCctttat ACATTAACCTCAGCATTCCAGCAATTTGATACTGACCAAGATGGAGTTATAACAATACATTATGAGCAATTTCTTAAAATGGTGTTTGGCTTGAAGGTATAA
- the LOC123691988 gene encoding dolichyl-phosphate beta-glucosyltransferase gives MEIPALYDFCMYGAIIVVAGFVGLVTLLLNFTEPYPIVERFKEEETYKDPRTKSKDKFPTLEDPSEVHLSVIVPAYNEEERLPPMLEEAFEFLETRRQNQPGYKYEIIVVSDGSKDKTVSVTQEYVEKYGCDKIRCLELVKNRGKGGAVKLGIFSCRGATILFADADGASKFEDLTKLESALKEISKCDPLTQPEYVSIGKAIVIGSRAHLEKESLAKRNIFRNILMYGFHFLVWLFTVKGVRDTQCGFKLFTRKAARTCFESLHVNRWAFDVELLYIAQKLNIPIVEIPVRWTEIEGSKVTPVLSWIQMGVDLALIWLKYTIGAWKIKNV, from the exons ATGGAGATTCCTGCGTTGTATGATTTCTGCATGTATGGGGCCATAATTGTGGTCGCCGGATTTGTCGGA CTAGTTACACTACTACTAAATTTCACAGAACCATATCCTATTGTTGAGCGATTCAAGGAAGAGGAGACTTACAAAGATCCCAGAACTAAATCCAAAGATAAGTTTCCGACACTGGAAGATCCATCTGAAGTACATTTAAGTGTAATTGTTCCTGCTTACAACGAAGAAGAAAGAT TACCACCCATGCTTGAAGAGGCCTTTGAGTTCTTAGAAACCAGAAGACAAAATCAAcctgggtataaatatgaaataatagttGTGAGTGATGGGAGTAAAGACAAGACAGTTAGTGTGACTCAAGAATATGTTGAGAAATATGGCTGTGACAAGATAAGATGCTTGGAACTGGTCAAAAATAGAGGAAAAGGTGGTGCAGTGAAATtg GGAATATTTAGCTGTAGAGGTGCAACAATATTATTTGCGGATGCAGATGGCGCATCTAAATTTGAAGATTTAACAAAACTTGAGAGTGCACTTAAAGAGATAAGTAAGTGTGATCCGCTCACACAACCAGAGTATGTCAGTATTGGCAAAGCTATTGTCATTGGCTCCAGGGCGCATTTAGAAAAAGAGTCATTAgctaaaagaaatatatttag GAATATCCTCATGTATGGCTTCCATTTCTTAGTGTGGTTGTTCACAGTGAAAGGTGTTAGAGACACTCAGTGTGGATTCAAACTATTTACAAGGAAAGCAGCTAGAACTTGCTTTGAAAGTCTTCATGTGAATAGATg GGCATTTGATGTAGAATTACTCTACATAGCACAAAAATTGAACATTCCAATTGTAGAAATTCCAGTAAGATGGACTGAAATTGAAGGCTCCAAGGTTACACCAGTATTGTCATGGATACAAATGGGTGTTGACTTGGCTCTCATTTGGCTCAAGTACACAATTGGAGCttggaaaattaaaaacgtatAA
- the LOC123691684 gene encoding 60S ribosomal protein L27a translates to MATSKKKTRKLRGHVSHGHGRIGKHRKHPGGRGNAGGEHHHRINMDKYHPGYFGKLGMRNFHLRKNKVFCPVLNLDKLWTLVSEQTRLKYASATDGKVPVINIVKAGYYKLLGKGKLPKQPVIVKAKFFSKTAEQKIKSVGGVCVLSA, encoded by the exons ATG GCCACCTCCAAAAAGAAGACCAGGAAGTTGAGAGGACATGTCAGTCATGGACATGGTCGTATCG GAAAGCACCGTAAGCATCCCGGTGGTCGCGGTAATGCTGGTGGTGAGCACCATCACAGAATCAACATGGATAAGTACCACCCTGGATACTTCGGCAAG CTTGGTATGAGGAATTTCCACTTGAGGAAAAACAAGGTCTTCTGTCCTGTATTAAATTTGGACAAATTGTGGACTCTTGTCTCAGAACAGACTAGGCTTAAGTACGCCAGTGCCACAGATGGCAAGGTACCAGTCATCAACATTGTCAAGGCT GGTTACTACAAACTGCTCGGCAAAGGCAAACTCCCAAAGCAGCCCGTCATAGTTAAAGCTAAATTCTTCTCGAAGACAGCTGAACAGAAGATCAAGTCTGTGGGTGGAGTCTGTGTGCTTTCCGCGTAA
- the LOC123691973 gene encoding 7-methylguanosine phosphate-specific 5'-nucleotidase: MKLLSSLSEIPELTKPHVHIKDKDVLLEKINNLIADGNKKLQIVTDFDHTLTRHHMDTGRIVLTSFGMLRECPSVPQYYRDEDNRLSNIYKPIEVDSEMGIEEKTKHMIDWYIAAHKLLVGMKLPKQELLEISKKMVECFRIGVKDLIMWSDKHQVPVLVFSAGLGECVVAALEAANFLLPNVKVISNFLAIDKNDTIVGIKGEVIHTYNKNEAVIKNTEYYEMVKERNNVVLLGDNIGDAGMAEGMDHCDVIIKVGFLGRNVDANLNNYMNKFDIVLVNDHTMDVANAICKLML, from the exons ATGAAATTACTGTCGAGTTTAAGTGAAATACCTGAGCTAACGAAGCCTCACGTTCATATCAAGGACAAGGATGTTTTAttagagaaaataaataatttaatagcaGATGGCAACAAGAAACTACAGATTGTTACTGATTTTGACCACACTTTAACTAGACATCATATGGATACTGGAAGAATTGTTCTCACCAGCTTTG GTATGTTAAGAGAATGTCCATCAGTACCACAATATTATCGAGATGAAGATAATAGACTctctaatatttataaaccaaTAGAAGTCGATTCAGAAATGGGTATTGAGGAAAAGACAAAACACATGATTGATTGGTATATTGCAGCTCATAAACTTTTAGT AGGTATGAAATTACCTAAGCAAGAATTATTAGAAATCAGCAAAAAAATGGTGGAATGCTTCAG aattggtgttaaagatttaataatgTGGAGTGATAAACATCAAGTCCCTGTGTTGGTGTTTTCTGCTGGTCTCGGTGAATGTGTTGTGGCCGCTCTGGAAGCTGCTAATTTTCTGTTACCAAATGTCAAG GTgatctcaaactttttggctATTGATAAGAATGATACAATAGTCGGAATCAAGGGTGAAGTTATTCacacatacaataaaaacgAGGCAGTGATAAAGAATACAGAGTATTATGAGATGGTGAAAGAACGCAACAATGTGGTGCTGCTGGGCGATAACATTGGTGACGCGGGGATGGCGGAGGGGATGGACCACTGCGATGTCATCATCAAGGTGGGATTCCTCGGCCGAAACGTTGACGCCAACCTAAACAACTATATGAACAAGTTTGACATTGTTCTTGTCAACGACCATACCATGGATGTTGCCAATGCCATATGTAAATTGATGCTATAA
- the LOC123691804 gene encoding protein SPT2 homolog, giving the protein MEFRETLLAAQRNQQEKSSVSNYYYKAKFDPPKKEQKAKDRLSANIQRFLAKKDEEERQKKLEAQRKREELLAMRDPKALRKIQKTLKVIKSANKSVIADAIDRDNTAVTREGPDQPDQDDYGYESQAAAAIYEKMMQKYSKLPDEPKFPSTSSSHNKDLNGTRERVKHALKHEDDPVPHKRRRRTENGDRESSPPQKYEPEKDKKPDKPKIRKPAPPPIDFNQLLKIAEQKKSEPIDIAAKKAVAEPEPDRLMTKKQKREYEEEMARRQRRQERIDAEKAGGRKVSKEERPPEKEYKSETTGGFKRIPKIGEKSSTLSSSIKNDYPKHNDREKVSSDRERSEKMQREKDRARSDRDKIEREKERIDKERLDKLKAERERIDREMERLNKDRERLEKTKAKLESVSLDKGKVERLDKTKLSKEIAMKQEAKKSIDLKSQNTYRIDKNSNERKVLPQKPDGKLTNGHNSQSKPVPKLSKESLDRNGMKERMALAKQRALDSSPKVNGQVRPENGKRLEPGKSIPKKVDDRRPMQGASKQQGGPSKPVISNSFDFDKHVNSLGKNGHKKLPPGDRRRPNPNDIRRKQKSRIDSDSEYDSEMDDFIDDGDENLDYSSAIKEIFGYDKSRYRDMDDDDDPTMESSFARQQREEYISKKIGIMEDLEDMRLEAMEKKKKGKRRISDD; this is encoded by the exons ATGGAGTTCCGTGAGACGTTACTAGCAGCCCAGCGTAATCAACAAGAAAAGTCATCTGTT agtaattattattacaaagcCAAGTTTGATCCTCCGAAAAAGGAACAAAAAGCAAAAGATAGACTTTCAGCAAATATACAAAGGTTTCTGGCAAAGAAAGATGAAGAAGAGAGACAAAAGAAATTGGAGGCACAGAGGAAGAGGGAGGAATTACTTGCTATGCGTGACCCCAAG gCTCTTAGAAAGATACAAAAAACTTTGAAAGTAATAAAATCTGCCAACAAATCTGTAATCGCTGATGCCATAGACAGAGATAATACTGCCGTAACCAGAGAAGGGCCAGACCAACCTGATCAAGACGATTATGGCTACGAATCACAAGCTGCTGCTGCTATTTACGAGAAAATGATGCAAAAATACAGTAAATTGCCTGATGAACCAAAATTTCCTAGTACCA GCAGTTCACATAATAAGGATTTGAATGGCACCAGAGAAAGGGTTAAGCATGCTTTGAAACATGAAGATGATCCTGTGCCTCACAAGAGGAGACGTCGCACAGAAAATGGAG ATCGGGAGTCAAGTCCGCCTCAAAAGTATGAACCAGAGAAAGATAAAAAGCCAGACAAGCCAAAAATCCGAAAGCCCGCGCCGCCGCCCATAGATTTCAATCAGCTTTTAAAGATTGCCGAGCAAAAGAAAAGTGAACCAATCGATATTGCTGCAAAGAAAGCTGTGGCTGAACCCGAACCAGACAGACTGATGACAAAGAAACAGAAGAGGGAATATGAAGAGGAAATGGCGAGACGGCAGCGCAGGCAAGAACGGATCGATGCTGAGAAAGCTGGGGGTCGGAAAG tttcaaAGGAGGAAAGGCCACCAGAAAAAGAATACAAATCAGAAACAACTGGTGGCTTTAAAAGGATACCAAAAATCGGTGAGAAATCGTCAACATTATCATCAAGTATCAAGAATGATTATCCAAAACATAACGACAGGGAGAAGGTTTCATCTGACCGGGAAAGATCCGAGAAAATGCAAAGAGAAAAAGATAGAGCTAGATCAGATCGAGACAAAATAGAAAGGGAAAAGGAAAGAATAGATAAAGAAAGATTGGACAAATTAAAGGCAGAGAGAGAACGAATTGACAGAGAAATGGAAAGACTTAATAAAGACAGAGAAAGGTTGGAGAAGACGAAAGCCAAGTTGGAGAGTGTTTCGTTAGACAAGGGAAAAGTAGAGAGATTAGACAAAACTAAACTAAGCAAAGAGATTGCCATGAAACAAGAAGCTAAGAAAAGTATAGACTTAAAGAGCCAAAACACATACAGGATAGACAAAAATTCGAATGAGAGAAAAGTACTGCCACAAAAGCCTGACGGTAAACTAACAAATGGCCACAATTCACAAAGTAAACCAGTGCCAAAACTTAGTAAAGAAAGCTTAGATAGGAATGGTATGAAGGAGAGAATGGCATTAGCGAAACAAAGAGCTTTAGATAGTAGCCCTAAGGTTAATGGTCAAGTGAGACCTGAAAATGGTAAGCGATTAGAGCCTGGCAAAAGTATACCTAAGAAGGTAGATGATAGAAGACCAATGCAAGGTGCTTCTAAACAACAAGGTGGACCGAGTAAGCCTGTGATATCTAATAGTTTTGATTTTGATAAGCATGTTAATTCATTGGGTAAAAACGGACATAAGAAACTACCACCCGGTGACAGGAGGAGGCCAAATCCGAATGATATAAgaagaaaacaaaaat CTCGCATAGATTCAGATTCAGAGTACGATTCCGAGATGGACGACTTCATCGACGATGGCGACGAGAATCTCGATTATTCGTCTGCAATCAAAGAAATATTTGGCTACGATAAATCAAG GTATCGAGACATGGACGATGATGACGACCCTACAATGGAGTCTAGTTTTGCGCGACAACAGCGCGAAGAATATATAAGCAAGAAAATTG GTATTATGGAGGACTTGGAAGACATGCGACTTGAAGCAATggagaaaaagaaaaaaggtaaaaGAAGGATATCTGATGATTGA
- the LOC123691916 gene encoding programmed cell death protein 6 isoform X1, producing the protein MSFQSPMPSREFLWDIFRRVDKDRSGYISADELQQALSNGTWNPFNPETVRLMIGMFDKQNRGVISFEDFGALWKYVSDWQNCFRSFDRDNSGNIDRQELKNALTAFGYRLSDDVVNIMVQKFDRFGRGTILFDDFIQCCVTLYTLTSAFQQFDTDQDGVITIHYEQFLKMVFGLKCWP; encoded by the exons ATGTCATTCCAATCTCCAATGCCAAGTAGAGAATTCTTATGGGACATTTTTAGAAg ggtGGATAAAGACAGAAGTGGATACATTTCTGCTGATGAATTACAACAAGCTCTCTCTAATGGTACTTGGAATCCATTCAATCCAGAAACTGTCCGTTTAATGatag gaatGTTTGATAAACAAAACAGAGGCGTTATATCATTTGAAGATTTTGGAGCTCTGTGGAAGTATGTTAGCGACTGGCAGAATTGTTTCAGATCCTTCGACAGGGACAATTCTGGCAATATTGATAGGCAAGAGTTAAAGAATGCTCTGACTGCATTTGGATACAGACTCTCAGATGATGTTGTGAACATAATGGTGCAGAAGTTTGATAGATTTGGCCGTGGTACTATTCTCTTTGATGATTTCATTCAGTGCTGTGTTACCctttat ACATTAACCTCAGCATTCCAGCAATTTGATACTGACCAAGATGGAGTTATAACAATACATTATGAGCAATTTCTTAAAATGGTGTTTGGCTTGAAG TGTTGGCCGTAA
- the LOC123691982 gene encoding uncharacterized protein LOC123691982, whose product MADVQSNERKLKVNKNGKVVKKRSRNPEEWHKQKQKRLRIAGLEYINANGKIVPPKQPGPDCNCRRKCFQKVPEDVRLKTFQGFYSMKTHDEQNAYLFGLMRQVDVKRKRVKSSSRRTCTFEYFVRVKGRETQVCQTAFKNIHAITERKVRVLCKKMDDGIMFPSDNRGKNSHRRSGEVRLPSGVVDQIKNHIYSIVHTHRLKDFIRLDKIAGLEINISKMWKDYIKTYDPDNITATMPKSKRSSDMVQPQNEPPPPPAPMPVPQESFAPIAYPGSGHLMNIAENYFENQYQTALTTSSAATNFYPAQSGQHPQGMGILLQSVNRPAQPTTFILLSAKPEPSQDNKIALTTMPYNEQGQTLEVSFETSKSKKPKKERKKGPIVKQWRYSNIFHDEINGAALAAIKTRLGMYYAESDAARKKAKQVRAQETVQTQTEQAPIKTDQSVVRPPHQLRATHTLTIFT is encoded by the exons ATGGCGGATGTCCAAAGCAACGAGCGTAAactaaaagttaataaaaacgGCAAAGTTGTGAAAAAGCGCTCAAGAAATCCAGAAG AATGGCACAAGCAAAAACAGAAACGATTGAGAATTGCTGGATTGGAATATATCAATGCAAATGGAAAAATCGTTCCTCCAAAACAACCAGGTCCTGACTGTAATTGTCGTAGGAAATGTTTTCAAAAAGTACCGGAGGATGTACGTCTTAAGACATTTCAGGGATTTTACTCCATGAAAACTCACGATGAACAAAATGCTTACCTTTTTGGTTTAATGAGACAGGTTGATGTTAAAAGAAAAAGAGTGAAATCCAGCAGTCGTAGAACATGCACATTTGAATACTTTGTCCGTGTTAAAGGCAGGGAGACTCAAGTCTGTCAAacagcatttaaaaatatacatgctATAACTGAGAGAAAGGTCAGAGTTCTTTGTAAGAAAATGGATGATGGTATTATGTTCCCTAGTGATAATAGAGGAAAGAATAGTCACAGACGATCAGGAGAGGTGCGTCTTCCATCAGGAGTAGttgatcaaataaaaaatcacatatACTCCATAGTTCATACACACAGATTAAAAGATTTCATAAGATTGGACAAGATAGCAGGTCTGgaaatcaatatttcaaaaatgtggAAGGATTACATCAAGACTTATGATCCTGACAACATTACAGCCACAATGCCTAAATCAAAGAGAAGCTCTGATATGGTACAGCCACAAAATGAACCTCCCCCACCACCAGCTCCTATGCCAGTGCCACAAGAATCTTTTGCTCCAATTGCTTATCCAGGCAGTGGTCATCTTATGAACATAgcagaaaattattttgagaATCAATATCAAACAGCATTGACAACCTCATCTGCTGCAACAAATTTTTACCCTGCGCAAAGTGGTCAGCATCCACAAGGCATGGGCATCCTCCTACAATCAGTCAATAGGCCAGCGCAACCAactacatttattttactttctgCTAAACCAGAACCCTCTCaggataataaaattgctcTAACTACCATGCCATATAACGAACAAGGTCAAACCTTAGAAGTTTCTTTTGAAACAAGTAAATCTAAGAAACCCAAGAAGGAGAGAAAGAAAGGACCTATTGTTAAACAGTGGAGGTACAGTAACATATTTCATGATGAGATTAACGGGGCAGCTTTAGCAGCTATTAAAACTAGGTTGGGTATGTATTATGCAGAAAGTGATGCTGCCAGAAAAAAGGCAAAACAAGTAAGAGCACAAGAAACTGTTCAGACACAAACTGAACAAGCCCCAATTAAAACTGACCAGTCAGTGGTTCGGCCTCCACACCAACTCAGAGCTACGCACACATTGACTATATTTACCTAA